The Solanum lycopersicum chromosome 6, SLM_r2.1 genome has a window encoding:
- the LOC101261243 gene encoding uncharacterized protein, whose protein sequence is MYITSTREFEITQKKMANSLIRKNRLALLVLLFTYYLDVSAQQFRPGFVYTRNRGRCTPQYWSSRRESWPKMVPQTSTVSKIFGSRAYERYRYDLTLLEAAGRNDDGDNVFARLVKQSTAALLNSYARQNYPYSAWEVKTMLIQALVSEKSASVLAQQLSQANEACD, encoded by the exons ATGTACATAACTTCCACTAGAGAGTTTGAGATAACTCAAAAGAAAATGGCTAATTCTCTTATACGGAAGAATCGTTTGGCTCTTCTAGTGCTCTTATTTACTTATTACTTGGATGTATCGGCGCAACAGTTTAGACCTGGATTTGTGTACACCAGAAACAGAGGAAGATGTACTCCTCA GTATTGGAGCAGCAGGAGAGAGTCATGGCCAAAAATGGTACCACAGACATCGACAGTATCTAAAATATTTGGATCCAGGGCCTACGAGCGATACAGGTACGATCTAACATTGTTAGAAGCTGCTGGAAGAAACGACGATGGGGATAACGTATTTGCCAGATTAGTGAAGCAATCAACAGCTGCATTGTTGAACTCATATGCCAGACAGAATTATCCCTACAGTGCTTGGGAAGTAAAGACCATGCTAATTCAAGCTTTGGTTTCTGAAAAATCTGCTTCTGTTTTGGCTCAACAGTTATCTCAAGCTAATGAAGCCTGCGACTAA